TGTCTATATGCCGCCCGTTCAGCGCGCTCGATGCGCTGAACCACTCAAGATGATGGGCGGCATTGGCGAACATGCTGCCACGAAAAAGGGCGACCCGAAGGCCGCCCTCTCGCAAGACTGAACCGGATGGCTCAGATGTGCAGGCTTTCGCCTATCACATCATGTCCATGCCGCCCGTTCAGCGCGCTTGACGCGCTGAACCACTTAAAGTGCATGGGCGAAGCTTTATGGTCATGGCTGCGATAGGCTTTCGCCTATCACATCATGTCCATGCCGCCCATGCCACCCATGCCGCCAGGCATGCCGGCCGGAGCGTCCTTCTTCGGCAGTTCGGCGATCATGGCTTCGGTGGTGATCAGCAGGGAAGCAACCGAAGCTGCGTTCTGCAGAGCCGTGCGAACAACCTTGACCGGGTCGACGATACCCATGGCGATCATGTCGCCATATTCGGACGTCTGGGCGTTGTAGCCGTAGTTGTCTTCGTTCTTTTCGAGGATCTTGCCGACCACGATCGAAGCTTCGTCACCGGCGTTCTCGGAGATCTGGCGAACCAGGGACTGCAGAGCGCGGCGGATGATGTTGACGCCAGCTTCCTGGTCGTCGTTTGCACCCTTTGCGGTGATCTTGGAAGCCGAACGGAGCAGGGCAACGCCGCCGCCCGGTACGATGCCTTCCTGAACGGCAGCGCGAGTTGCGTTCAGAGCGTCGTCGATGCGGTCCTTGCGTTCCTTGACTTCGATTTCGGTCGAACCGCCAACGCGGATGACGGCAACGCCGCCAGCGAGCTTGGCAAGACGTTCCTGCAGCTTTTCGCGGTCGTAGTCCGAAGTGGTTTCTTCGATCTGCGCCTTGATCTGGGCTACGCGGCCTTCGATGTCGGACTTTTCACCGGCGCCATCAACGATGGTGGTGTTTTCCTTGGAGATCGAAACCTTCTTGGCGCGGCCAAGCATGTCGAGGGTGACGGTTTCGAGCTTGATGCCGAGGTCTTCGGAGATGACAGTGCCGCCCGTAAGGATTGCGATGTCTTCCAGCATGGCCTTGCGGCGGTCGCCGAAGCCCGGAGCCTTGACGGCAGCGATCTTGAGGCCGCCACGCAGCTTGTTGACGACGAGGGTCGCAAGAGCTTCGCCTTCCACGTCTTCAGCGATGATGACGAGCGGCTTGCCGGTCTGAACGACGGCTTCGAGAACCGGCAGCATGGCCTGGAGGTTCGAGAGCTTCTTTTCGTGCAGGAGGATGAATGCGTCTTCGAGGTCAGCAACCATCTTTTCCGGGTTGGTCACGAAGTAGGGCGACAGGTAGCCGCGGTCGAACTGCATGCCTTCGACGACTTCGAGTTCGGTTTCAGCGGTCTTGGCTTCTTCGACGGTGATGACGCCTTCGTTGCCAACCTTCTGCATGGCTTCAGCGATGTCGTCACCGACCTGCTTGTCGCCGTTTGCGGAGATCGTGCCGACCTGGGCAACTTCAGCCGAGGTGGAGATCTTCTTTGCCTTTGCCTGCAGGTCCTTGACGACTTCTGCAACAGCGAGGTCGATACCGCGCTTCAGGTCCATCGGGTTCATGCCGGCCGCAACAGCCTTGGCGCCTTCGCGAACGATAGCGCGAGCCAGAACGGTTGCGGTCGTGGTGCCGTCGCCGGCGATGTCGTTGGTCTTCGAAGCAACTTCGCGGACCATCTGGGCGCCCATGTTCTCGAACTTGTCTTCCAGTTCGATTTCCTTGGCGACCGATACGCCGTCCTTGGTGATGCGCGGAGCGCCGAAGGACTTGTCGATAACGACGTTACGACCCTTCGGGCCGAGGGTTACCTGCACTGCGTCAGCGAGGATGTCGACGCCGCGCAGCATCTTTTCGCGCGCAGAGCGGCCGAATTTTACTTCTTTAGCTGCCATTTTGAGAACTCCTGGAAAGGGGTGTCAGCGATATGTCGATGAAGGCAAAAGGCTGGAAATCAGCCGATGATGCCCATGATGTCGGCTTCCTTCATGATCAGAAGGTCAACGCCGTCGAGCTTGACTTCGGTGCCCGACCACTTGCCGAACAGGACGCGGTCGCCGACCTTGACGTCGAGAGCCACGGCCTTGCCGTTTTCGTCACGGGCGCCCGGGCCAACGGCAACGATTTCGCCTTCAGCAGGCTTTTCCTTGGCGGTGTCCGGAATGATGATGCCACCCTTGGTCTTTTCTTCAGACTCGACGCGCTTGACGACAACGCGGTCGTGCAGGGGGCGGAAAGATGTGCTTGCCATTGTCTAATCCCTCGATCAAATGACATTGACGGATCGCGACGGATCCGTACGGAAATTGTTAGCACTCCCGTTGGAAGAGTGCTAGCGGGGTTGAGATAGGGGTGGCCTCCGGATGAGTCAAGCGCGGCCCGCTGAAAATATTTCACCTCGCAACGTTAACATTGCTCCGTGACAGAATGTGTGACGGGTGCTTGTCTTGCACCCGGGGACGGCGATTTCATGGCCGGTCTTGCCAATCGGCAACAGGCCGTCCGGCATTGACAACCCTGCACATCAGCTATTTCGCCTGCGGGCAGCAAAGGCCCTTGCCATGGCGGCTATCCTTTGCAATGTCACCGCTGACATAAATTGAAACCGGGAAATCATGATGGCCGAACGCATCTCCAACCTGAGCGACGTCAGCAGGAATTACGACGTCATTCTCTGCGATGTCTGGGGCGTGCTGCACAACGGTATCGATGCATTCCCCTCAGCTTCGGAGGCGTTGACTGCGGCGCGGGAAGCCGGCACCACCGTGGTGCTCATCACCAATTCGCCACGCCCGTCGCCTGATGTCATCAGCCAGCTGAAGATGATCGGCGTTGCGGACACGGCCTTCGACGGTATCGTCAGCTCCGGCGACGTGACCCGCACGCTGATCGCCGCCGGCCCGAAGAAGATCTTCTTCCTCGGTCCCGATCGCGATTTCCCCTTGCTCAATGGACTCGGCGTCGAGAGAGTTTCTGCGGATGAAGCGGAGGCTATCGTCTGCACCGGCTTTTTCGACGACGAGACGGAAACGCCCGAAGACTATCACGACATGCTGGTCGCCTTTCAGAAGCGCGGCGTGCCGCTGATCTGCGCCAATCCCGACCTGATCGTCGAGCGCGGTTCGCGCATGATCCCCTGCGCCGGCGCTGTCGCGGCCTATTACGAGCAACTGGGCGGCGAAACCCGGGTCGCCGGCAAGCCGTATCGCCCGATCTATGATGCGGCCATGGCCACCGCCGGGAAGATCAGGGGCAGCGAGACTGCGAAAACCCGCGTGCTGGCCATCGGCGATGGCATGCCCACGGATGTCCGTGGCGCGCTCGATGCCGGTCTCGACCTTCTCTATATCTCCGGCGGCATTCATGCTGCGGAATATACCGTCAACGGCAAGCCCGACGAGGCGATCCTGAATGCCTATCTGAAGCGCGAGAACGCCGATCCGAAATACTGGATGCAGAGGTTCGCCTGAACCGGAACGTGGACATGACCGTCTTTCATCGCAATGAGAAGAAGAACCCGCTCCCCGAGAGCCTGAAAGGCGGCGTTATCGCCATCGGCAATTTCGACGGGGTCCATCGCGGCCATCAGACGGTTCTGAACCGTGCGCTGGAGCTGTCGAAGGAACGCGGCATTCCGGCGCTGGTGCTGACCTTCGAGCCCCATCCGCGTTCCGTCTTCAGGCCGGACCAGCCGGTCTTTCGCCTGACGCCGGCCCCGGTCAGGGCGCGCCTGCTGGAGGCGATGGGCTTTCATTCGGTCATCGAATATCCCTTCGATCGCGAGTTTTCCAACCGCTCCGCCGAGGAGTTTGTCCGCTCCATCCTGGTCGAATGGCTCGGCGCGTCGGAAGTGGTGACGGGCTTCGATTTTCATTTCGGCAAGGGCAGGGAAGGCGGACCCGCCTTCATGATGGAAGCCGGCAAGCGCCATGGCTTCGGTGTCACGCTGATCGATGCCTTCCGCGACGAAGGCACCGAGGTGGTTTCCTCGAGCCGCATCCGCAGCCTGCTGCGGGAAGGCGATGTCGCTCAGGCCGCCGGGTTGCTGGGTTACCGCTTTACCGTCGAGGCCGAGGTCATCAAGGGACAGCAGCTTGGCCGCACGCTCGGCTTCCCGACCGCCAATATGGCCCTGCCACCGGAAGCCGAACTGAAGCCCGGCATTTATGCCGTGCGTCTGCGCCGGCCTGACGGCTCCCTGCATGACGGTGTCGCGAGCTTCGGCTATCGCCCGACGGTGACGGATAATGGAGCGGCCCTGCTAGAAACCTTCGTGTTCGATTTCTCCGGCAGTCTCTATGGCGAGCACTGTCGCGTCTCGTTCTTCGGCCATCTCCGCGACGAGCTGAAGTTCGCCGGACTGGAGCCGCTGGTCGAGCAGATCCGCAAGGACGAAGAGGAGGCGAGGGCGCTTCTCGCCGGCGTTTCCCCGATCAGCCCGCTCGACGCCGAAATCGCGTTCTGAGCCTCAATTGCCGATTTCCCCATGAGGAAGGAAATGCTTGCCGGTGGCGCTTTCCATGACGCTCGCCAACTGAACGGCGAGCATGCTCTCGATAAGCTCTTCCATCTTCGACAAATCGATAGCGCCGTTGGCCGCCGCTTCATCTGCTGCCTCAAGCGCATCAAAATAGGGTTTTCGATTGTCGACAATCTGGTCGGGGATCGTGTTGCGACCAGGAAGAAGCATACCAATTTTTACTGAAAGTACGAGATAGGACACCATGCGTGATGTTCGTCCATTCCCGTCGCTGAATGGATGTATCCAGTTTAAACGCCACATAATGTAGGATGCCAGATGGACAGCAGTCTTGTCCGTCCAATGGTCATTCACATAATCGCAAAGGTCTTCAATCAATTCTGGAACCAGATGAGCGTCCACCGGCTGGTGGTGGCTACCCGAGATCGCAACGCCGGATGGTCTGAAGTTACCTGCGTAACTGCTGATGCCGTCCAAAGCCGCCCGATGGAGGGAAAGGATTGTTGAAGTTCTTAGTTTCCACCCGTCGCCCTTCTC
The window above is part of the Rhizobium sp. ACO-34A genome. Proteins encoded here:
- a CDS encoding chaperonin GroL, whose amino-acid sequence is MAAKEVKFGRSAREKMLRGVDILADAVQVTLGPKGRNVVIDKSFGAPRITKDGVSVAKEIELEDKFENMGAQMVREVASKTNDIAGDGTTTATVLARAIVREGAKAVAAGMNPMDLKRGIDLAVAEVVKDLQAKAKKISTSAEVAQVGTISANGDKQVGDDIAEAMQKVGNEGVITVEEAKTAETELEVVEGMQFDRGYLSPYFVTNPEKMVADLEDAFILLHEKKLSNLQAMLPVLEAVVQTGKPLVIIAEDVEGEALATLVVNKLRGGLKIAAVKAPGFGDRRKAMLEDIAILTGGTVISEDLGIKLETVTLDMLGRAKKVSISKENTTIVDGAGEKSDIEGRVAQIKAQIEETTSDYDREKLQERLAKLAGGVAVIRVGGSTEIEVKERKDRIDDALNATRAAVQEGIVPGGGVALLRSASKITAKGANDDQEAGVNIIRRALQSLVRQISENAGDEASIVVGKILEKNEDNYGYNAQTSEYGDMIAMGIVDPVKVVRTALQNAASVASLLITTEAMIAELPKKDAPAGMPGGMGGMGGMDMM
- a CDS encoding co-chaperone GroES; translated protein: MASTSFRPLHDRVVVKRVESEEKTKGGIIIPDTAKEKPAEGEIVAVGPGARDENGKAVALDVKVGDRVLFGKWSGTEVKLDGVDLLIMKEADIMGIIG
- a CDS encoding HAD family hydrolase; this encodes MAERISNLSDVSRNYDVILCDVWGVLHNGIDAFPSASEALTAAREAGTTVVLITNSPRPSPDVISQLKMIGVADTAFDGIVSSGDVTRTLIAAGPKKIFFLGPDRDFPLLNGLGVERVSADEAEAIVCTGFFDDETETPEDYHDMLVAFQKRGVPLICANPDLIVERGSRMIPCAGAVAAYYEQLGGETRVAGKPYRPIYDAAMATAGKIRGSETAKTRVLAIGDGMPTDVRGALDAGLDLLYISGGIHAAEYTVNGKPDEAILNAYLKRENADPKYWMQRFA
- a CDS encoding riboflavin biosynthesis protein RibF, producing MTVFHRNEKKNPLPESLKGGVIAIGNFDGVHRGHQTVLNRALELSKERGIPALVLTFEPHPRSVFRPDQPVFRLTPAPVRARLLEAMGFHSVIEYPFDREFSNRSAEEFVRSILVEWLGASEVVTGFDFHFGKGREGGPAFMMEAGKRHGFGVTLIDAFRDEGTEVVSSSRIRSLLREGDVAQAAGLLGYRFTVEAEVIKGQQLGRTLGFPTANMALPPEAELKPGIYAVRLRRPDGSLHDGVASFGYRPTVTDNGAALLETFVFDFSGSLYGEHCRVSFFGHLRDELKFAGLEPLVEQIRKDEEEARALLAGVSPISPLDAEIAF
- a CDS encoding cell filamentation protein Fic: MSEEDRRHSVASEAYLITDEQQRAEAEARNGLIQFDRACQMIMDAIEKGDGWKLRTSTILSLHRAALDGISSYAGNFRPSGVAISGSHHQPVDAHLVPELIEDLCDYVNDHWTDKTAVHLASYIMWRLNWIHPFSDGNGRTSRMVSYLVLSVKIGMLLPGRNTIPDQIVDNRKPYFDALEAADEAAANGAIDLSKMEELIESMLAVQLASVMESATGKHFLPHGEIGN